Proteins encoded within one genomic window of Bos indicus x Bos taurus breed Angus x Brahman F1 hybrid chromosome 18, Bos_hybrid_MaternalHap_v2.0, whole genome shotgun sequence:
- the LOC113876245 gene encoding galactoside 2-alpha-L-fucosyltransferase 2-like isoform X1 — translation MGVASAKGGERGAGQGRARGQGICRSRKSRPGKARARKDLVLECFSSPSRAGSPRWRAPSGLGALNPSGPHSPGPWGPLAAIPPGTMWDMRAVAPQRPAAGHPRAGWPRKLKTAATRFWATCPSSSTVCFLFVIFAVSTVFHCHRRLALVPAPWAYAGHVVLFPRHLPRGGVFTINAKGRLGNQMGEYATLYALAKMNGRAAFIPPQMHSTLAPIFRITLPVLHDATARSVPWQNYHLNDWMEEQYRHIPGEYVRLTGYPCSWTFYHHLRAEILQEFTLHAHVREEAQNFLRGLRVNGSRPSTYVGVHVRRGDYVRVMPTMWKGVLADRGYLQQALDWFRARHHSPLFVITSDDMAWCRRNINSSHRDVVFAGSGQQGSPARDFALLTQCNHTVITVGTFGIWAAYLAGGSTVYLANFTLPGSRFRMIFKPQAAFLPEWVGIAANLGQARESHP, via the exons ATGGGGGTGGCGAGTGccaagggaggagagagaggggccGGACAGGGCAGGGCTAGAGGCCAGGGCATCTGCAGGAGCCGGAAGTCCAGGCCTGGGAAGGCACGGGCAAGAAAGGACTTGGTGCTGGAATGCTTCTCCTCCCCGTCCAGGGCTGGCAGCCCCCGTTGGAGAGCTCCCTCAGGTCTAGGGGCTTTGAACCCCTCTGGGCCCCACAGTCCAGGCCCCTGG GGACCCCTGGCAGCCATACCACCCGGGACGATGTGGGACATGAGAGCCGTTGCCCCGCAGCGGCCCGCAGCTGGACATCCCCGAGCAGGCTGGCCCAGGAAGCTCAAGACAG CCGCCACGAGATTCTGGGCCACCTGCCCTTCCTCATCCACCGTCTGCTTCCTCTTTGTCATCTTTGCGGTGTCCACTGTTTTCCACTGCCACCGGCGCCTGGCCCTGGTGCCCGCCCCTTGGGCCTATGCAGGTCACGTGGTCTTGTTCCCCAGACACCTGCCGAGGGGGGGCGTGTTCACCATCAACGCCAAAGGCCGCCTGGGGAACCAGATGGGGGAGTACGCCACCCTGTACGCCCTGGCCAAGATGAACGGGCGCGCCGCCTTCATCCCGCCCCAGATGCACAGCACGCTGGCCCCCATCTTCCGAATCACACTCCCGGTCCTGCACGACGCCACGGCCAGGAGCGTCCCCTGGCAGAACTACCACCTGAACGACTGGATGGAGGAGCAGTACCGCCACATCCCGGGGGAGTACGTGCGCCTCACCGGCTACCCCTGCTCCTGGACCTTCTACCACCACCTCCGCGCCGAGATCCTCCAGGAGTTCACCCTGCACGCCCACGTGCGTGAGGAGGCCCAGAACTTCCTGCGGGGTCTGCGGGTGAATGGCAGTCGGCCGAGCACCTACGTGGGGGTCCACGTGCGCCGTGGGGACTATGTCCGAGTCATGCCCACCATGTGGAAGGGTGTGCTGGCCGACCGGGGCTACCTGCAGCAGGCCCTGGACTGGTTCCGCGCTCGCCACCACAGCCCGCTCTTTGTGATCACCAGCGACGACATGGCCTGGTGCCGGAGGAACATCAACAGCTCCCACCGGGACGTGGTGTTCGCGGGCAGCGGCCAGCAGGGCTCGCCGGCCAGGGACTTCGCGCTCCTCACGCAGTGTAACCACACCGTCATCACTGTGGGCACCTTCGGTATCTGGGCCGCCTACCTCGCTGGGGGGAGCACCGTCTACCTGGCCAACTTCACCCTGCCCGGCTCCCGATTCCGCATGATCTTTAAGCCCCAGGCGGCCTTCCTGCCCGAGTGGGTGGGCATCGCAGCCAACCTGGGGCAGGCCAGAGAGAGCCACCCCTAG
- the LOC113876245 gene encoding galactoside 2-alpha-L-fucosyltransferase 2-like isoform X2 produces the protein MWDMRAVAPQRPAAGHPRAGWPRKLKTAATRFWATCPSSSTVCFLFVIFAVSTVFHCHRRLALVPAPWAYAGHVVLFPRHLPRGGVFTINAKGRLGNQMGEYATLYALAKMNGRAAFIPPQMHSTLAPIFRITLPVLHDATARSVPWQNYHLNDWMEEQYRHIPGEYVRLTGYPCSWTFYHHLRAEILQEFTLHAHVREEAQNFLRGLRVNGSRPSTYVGVHVRRGDYVRVMPTMWKGVLADRGYLQQALDWFRARHHSPLFVITSDDMAWCRRNINSSHRDVVFAGSGQQGSPARDFALLTQCNHTVITVGTFGIWAAYLAGGSTVYLANFTLPGSRFRMIFKPQAAFLPEWVGIAANLGQARESHP, from the exons ATGTGGGACATGAGAGCCGTTGCCCCGCAGCGGCCCGCAGCTGGACATCCCCGAGCAGGCTGGCCCAGGAAGCTCAAGACAG CCGCCACGAGATTCTGGGCCACCTGCCCTTCCTCATCCACCGTCTGCTTCCTCTTTGTCATCTTTGCGGTGTCCACTGTTTTCCACTGCCACCGGCGCCTGGCCCTGGTGCCCGCCCCTTGGGCCTATGCAGGTCACGTGGTCTTGTTCCCCAGACACCTGCCGAGGGGGGGCGTGTTCACCATCAACGCCAAAGGCCGCCTGGGGAACCAGATGGGGGAGTACGCCACCCTGTACGCCCTGGCCAAGATGAACGGGCGCGCCGCCTTCATCCCGCCCCAGATGCACAGCACGCTGGCCCCCATCTTCCGAATCACACTCCCGGTCCTGCACGACGCCACGGCCAGGAGCGTCCCCTGGCAGAACTACCACCTGAACGACTGGATGGAGGAGCAGTACCGCCACATCCCGGGGGAGTACGTGCGCCTCACCGGCTACCCCTGCTCCTGGACCTTCTACCACCACCTCCGCGCCGAGATCCTCCAGGAGTTCACCCTGCACGCCCACGTGCGTGAGGAGGCCCAGAACTTCCTGCGGGGTCTGCGGGTGAATGGCAGTCGGCCGAGCACCTACGTGGGGGTCCACGTGCGCCGTGGGGACTATGTCCGAGTCATGCCCACCATGTGGAAGGGTGTGCTGGCCGACCGGGGCTACCTGCAGCAGGCCCTGGACTGGTTCCGCGCTCGCCACCACAGCCCGCTCTTTGTGATCACCAGCGACGACATGGCCTGGTGCCGGAGGAACATCAACAGCTCCCACCGGGACGTGGTGTTCGCGGGCAGCGGCCAGCAGGGCTCGCCGGCCAGGGACTTCGCGCTCCTCACGCAGTGTAACCACACCGTCATCACTGTGGGCACCTTCGGTATCTGGGCCGCCTACCTCGCTGGGGGGAGCACCGTCTACCTGGCCAACTTCACCCTGCCCGGCTCCCGATTCCGCATGATCTTTAAGCCCCAGGCGGCCTTCCTGCCCGAGTGGGTGGGCATCGCAGCCAACCTGGGGCAGGCCAGAGAGAGCCACCCCTAG